In Trichoderma breve strain T069 chromosome 4, whole genome shotgun sequence, the following proteins share a genomic window:
- a CDS encoding multicopper oxidase domain-containing protein: MKRFLVLALAALGCQAKTVTYDFNVTWVTANPDGLAERKVVGINNQWPLPLIEVDKGDQLVVNMHNGLGDRPCSIHWHGMFQNTTNHMDGASMVTQCPVPPGQSMTYNFTVNQNGTYWYHCHTDYCYPDGYRQALIVHDEHAPFKFDGEFTVTLSDWYHEMVDGILSEEFMSVYNPTGAEPIPSSFLFNDTMNTSLPVEPNKTYLIRLINISAFVAQYFYIEGHTFKIVEIDGVYTEPTEADTLYIAVAQRYAILLTTKNETTTNYPIVTVADSALLDGIPDDLQLNNTNWLEYNKNADHPQATINVTDATELVPFDDITLVPVDKMELLPEPDLEINVTVIMNNLNTGFSYAFLNNISYTKPKVPSLFTAMSAGDLVANSEIYGEFTHPMVLNHNDVVQIVVNNADGGSHPFHLHGHNFQVIDRAPPYGPHFYDYLNGDPVYYDPSNHTAFPKIPARRDTFVLPPQGYFVMRFVADNPGVWIFHCHIDWHLASGLAMILIEAPEQMQERIKIPQDHLDVCKAAGILTNGNAAADTANFLDLKNQAAQPGWIPDGFTARGIVALVFSILSAIIGIISIVIYGLADVKNKQADENVPESEQGEVAVEETVENPPKS; the protein is encoded by the coding sequence ATGAAGCGCTTTTTGGTTCTGGCTCTCGCGGCCCTTGGCTGCCAGGCCAAGACAGTCACATACGACTTCAATGTCACCTGGGTGACGGCCAACCCTGATGGATTGGCGGAGCGCAAAGTTGTTGGAATCAACAACCAATGGCCGTTGCCTCTGATTGAGGTTGACAAGGGCGATCAGCTCGTCGTCAACATGCacaatggccttggagaCAGGCCGTGCTCAATCCACTGGCACGGCATGTtccaaaacaccacaaaCCACATGGACGGCGCTTCCATGGTCACGCAGTGCCCTGTGCCTCCTGGACAGAGCATGACTTACAACTTTACTGTGAACCAGAACGGCACCTACTGGTATCACTGCCACACAGACTACTGCTACCCCGATGGTTACCGCCAGGCGCTCATCGTGCACGACGAGCATGCGCCATTCAAGTTTGATGGAGAGTTTACAGTTACCTTGTCTGACTGGTACCACGAGATGGTTGATGGCATTTTGTCGGAAGAGTTCATGTCTGTGTACAACCCTACCGGCGCAGAACCTATTCCATCatccttcctcttcaacgATACCATGAACACCAGCCTCCCTGTCGAGCCGAACAAGACATATCTGATCCgactcatcaacatcagTGCCTTTGTTGCGCAGTACTTCTACATCGAAGGCCACACCTTTAAAATTGTGGAAATCGATGGTGTATACACGGAGCCTACCGAGGCTGACACTCTCTACATTGCTGTCGCTCAGAGATATGCGATCCTCCTGACGACCAAGAACGAGACAACAACGAACTATCCCATTGTCACCGTGGCGGACTCTGCCCTGCTCGATGGTATCCCCGACGATCTTCAACTGAACAACACCAACTGGCTGGAGTACAACAAGAATGCCGACCACCCACAGGCCACAATCAATGTCACTGACGCCACGGAGCTCGTTCCCTTCGACGATATTACACTGGTGCCtgtggacaagatggagctTCTCCCCGAGCCTGATCTGGAGATTAACGTGACGGTCATCATGAACAACTTAAACACGGGATTCAGCTACGCATTCCTGAACAACATCTCTTACACCAAGCCCAAGGTGCCATCTCTCTTCACTGCCATGTCTGCTGGAGATTTGGTAGCCAACAGCGAGATCTACGGCGAATTCACACATCCAATGGTTCTCAACCACAACGATGTCGTGCAGATCGTGGTAAACAACGCCGACGGTGGCTCACACCCGTTCCATCTTCACGGCCACAACTTCCAGGTCATTGATCGTGCGCCGCCCTATGGGCCTCACTTTTACGACTACTTGAACGGAGACCCTGTCTATTACGACCCAAGCAACCACACCGCGTTCCCCAAGATCCCGGCCCGCAGAGACACGTTCGTTCTGCCGCCCCAAGGCTACTTTGTCATGCGTTTCGTTGCCGACAACCCCGGCGTCTGGATCTTCCACTGCCACATCGATTGGCATCTTGCTTCCGGTCTGGCCATGATCCTGATCGAGGCCCCCGAGCAGATGCAGGAGCGCATCAAGATCCCCCAAGATCACCTCGACGTTTGCAAGGCCGCTGGAATTCTCACTAATGGAAACGCCGCAGCTGACACAGCAAACTTCCTCGATCTCAAGAACCAGGCTGCCCAGCCGGGCTGGATCCCCGATGGATTCACGGCGCGAGGAATCGTTGCGCTTGTGTTTTCTATCCTGTCCGCCATTATCGGCATCATCAGCATTGTGATTTACGGCCTGGCGGATGTGAAGAATAAGCAGGCGGATGAGAACGTGCCAGAGTCAGAGCAGGGTGAAGTTGCGGTGGAGGAGACTGTGGAAAACCCGCCCAAGTCCTGA